The Flavobacterium sp. HJ-32-4 genome contains a region encoding:
- a CDS encoding M48 family metallopeptidase encodes MKYIISFLVLVSQVSLAQIDFKAIDTSGYAACRESLNKEYVKKFEAARKNQTFESSTQKAIIRSIYAELQEDFLERVTDNDFICDEEHLSYLRSLLDEILDKNHIDRSQYRILLSKNPSVNAYNTGDGTVVINYGLFLSLDNEDELVFVMSHEIGHQYLNHVRKGILSFAQAATSEETIAKTKEIRKQKFGKGRLSTGLLKNIVYQKYEQHRKYEIEADSIGLVLYQKTKRNLQSGIRTLEKLAVADDEPDSLTVADYHTIFDRADFKLKNRYFEQEESLFVQYDKDKRFDPDSLKTHPACAVRLGLLKKEAPEGPMIRTVSAKFDAIRKQSAYQSLYNQLSLQEYGLSLYEALKLYKKNPGDAVLKDVILTDLKKLKEARIAYTLNRYLPKVDRRENSDSLNRFITFIQNIKLADLDVLIGQFQS; translated from the coding sequence ATGAAGTACATAATAAGCTTTTTAGTGCTGGTCTCCCAGGTTTCATTGGCGCAGATCGATTTCAAGGCAATCGACACGAGCGGTTATGCGGCCTGTCGGGAGTCGTTGAATAAGGAATACGTGAAAAAATTCGAAGCGGCGCGCAAGAACCAAACCTTCGAGTCGAGTACACAGAAAGCCATCATCCGGTCTATTTACGCCGAGTTACAGGAAGATTTCCTCGAGAGGGTCACCGATAACGACTTTATTTGTGACGAGGAGCATCTCAGTTATCTCCGTTCCCTTCTCGACGAAATCCTGGACAAAAACCACATTGATCGCTCCCAGTACCGCATCCTGTTGTCAAAAAATCCCTCCGTTAATGCGTATAATACTGGGGATGGTACGGTCGTAATCAATTACGGACTCTTTCTATCGCTTGATAATGAAGATGAACTGGTATTCGTGATGTCACACGAAATCGGACACCAATACCTGAATCATGTCCGAAAAGGGATTCTTTCCTTTGCACAGGCCGCTACCTCTGAAGAGACGATCGCCAAAACCAAGGAGATACGTAAGCAGAAATTTGGTAAAGGACGGCTGTCAACAGGCCTCCTGAAAAATATTGTGTACCAGAAATACGAACAACATCGAAAGTATGAAATCGAGGCCGACTCGATAGGTTTGGTCTTATACCAAAAAACAAAACGGAACCTGCAATCCGGCATCCGTACCCTCGAAAAGCTGGCCGTGGCAGATGACGAACCAGATTCATTAACCGTCGCCGATTACCATACCATTTTCGACAGGGCAGACTTCAAGCTTAAAAACCGGTACTTCGAGCAGGAAGAAAGTCTCTTCGTGCAATATGATAAAGACAAACGATTCGATCCGGATTCCCTGAAAACACATCCAGCCTGCGCCGTTCGACTCGGGTTGCTGAAAAAAGAAGCGCCGGAAGGACCCATGATCCGAACGGTATCGGCCAAGTTTGATGCTATCAGGAAACAAAGCGCCTACCAAAGTTTATACAACCAACTTTCACTACAGGAGTACGGTCTTTCACTGTACGAAGCGCTCAAGCTATACAAAAAGAATCCCGGCGATGCCGTGCTGAAAGACGTCATCCTAACCGATCTCAAAAAGCTGAAAGAGGCCCGGATTGCCTATACGCTCAACCGGTATTTGCCCAAAGTAGATCGTAGGGAGAACTCCGATAGCCTGAACCGGTTTATCACCTTTATTCAAAACATAAAGCTCGCCGATTTAGATGTACTAATCGGTCAATTCCAATCATGA
- the lepA gene encoding translation elongation factor 4: MKNIRNFCIIAHIDHGKSTLADRLLDMTQTVTAREAQAQLLDNMDLERERGITIKSHAIQMEYVYKGETYILNLIDTPGHVDFSYEVSRSIAACEGALLIVDAAQSIQAQTISNLYLALENDLEIIPVLNKVDLPSANPEEVSDDIVDLLGCKLEDIIPASGKTGFGVDKILEAIIERIPAPKGSPDEPLQALIFDSVYNPFRGIEVIFRVKNGEIRKGQKIKFMATGNEYFADEIGTLKLNQVPKQVISAGDVGYLISGIKEAREVKVGDTITDAKTPTQASISGFEDVKPMVFAGIYPVDTEDYEELRASMEKLQLNDASLVFQAESSAALGFGFRCGFLGMLHMEIIQERLEREFNMTVITTVPNVSYLAYTKKEPETALIVNNPSDLPEPSRLDRVEEPFIKATIITKSDYVGNVMSLCIEKRGQITNQTYLTPERVELNFDMPLAEIVFDFYDRLKTVSKGYASFDYHPIGLRTSNLVKVDVLLNGNGVDALSALIHADNAYTIGKKMTEKLKELIPRQQFDIPIQAAIGAKIIARETVKALRKDVTAKCYGGDISRKRKLLEKQKKGKKRMRQVGNVEIPQEAFMAVLKLND, translated from the coding sequence ATGAAGAACATCCGGAATTTTTGCATTATCGCGCACATTGACCACGGGAAATCGACGCTGGCCGACCGCCTGCTCGACATGACCCAGACGGTGACGGCGCGTGAGGCGCAGGCGCAATTGCTTGACAACATGGATCTGGAGCGCGAGCGGGGGATTACGATCAAGAGCCACGCGATCCAGATGGAATATGTGTATAAGGGAGAGACGTATATCCTGAACCTGATCGATACGCCGGGGCACGTCGACTTTTCGTATGAGGTGTCGCGGTCGATCGCGGCCTGCGAGGGGGCGTTGCTGATTGTGGACGCGGCGCAGAGCATACAGGCACAGACGATCTCGAATCTGTATCTGGCGTTGGAAAACGACCTGGAGATTATCCCGGTGCTGAACAAAGTCGACCTTCCGAGTGCGAACCCGGAGGAGGTGAGCGATGACATCGTAGACTTGCTCGGCTGTAAGCTGGAAGACATTATACCGGCCTCAGGTAAGACCGGGTTTGGTGTCGATAAAATACTGGAAGCCATCATTGAGCGGATTCCGGCTCCGAAAGGGAGTCCGGATGAGCCGTTGCAGGCCTTGATCTTCGACTCGGTTTACAACCCGTTCCGCGGTATTGAGGTGATCTTCCGTGTGAAGAACGGCGAGATCAGGAAAGGCCAGAAGATCAAGTTCATGGCGACCGGAAACGAATATTTTGCCGATGAGATTGGTACGCTGAAACTGAACCAGGTGCCGAAACAGGTGATTTCGGCCGGCGACGTAGGCTACCTGATTTCGGGTATCAAAGAGGCGCGTGAGGTGAAGGTGGGCGATACGATTACGGACGCGAAAACTCCTACCCAAGCGAGCATCTCGGGCTTTGAGGATGTGAAGCCAATGGTATTTGCGGGGATTTACCCTGTGGATACGGAAGATTATGAGGAACTGCGGGCGTCGATGGAGAAACTGCAGTTGAACGACGCGTCGCTGGTGTTCCAGGCGGAGAGTTCGGCTGCGTTGGGCTTTGGCTTCCGTTGCGGCTTCCTTGGGATGTTGCACATGGAGATCATACAGGAGCGACTGGAGCGCGAGTTCAATATGACGGTGATTACCACCGTTCCGAACGTATCGTACCTGGCGTATACGAAGAAAGAGCCGGAGACCGCGCTGATCGTGAACAACCCGTCGGATTTGCCGGAACCGTCGCGACTGGACCGTGTGGAGGAGCCATTTATCAAGGCGACCATCATCACGAAATCGGATTATGTGGGCAATGTGATGTCGCTGTGTATTGAAAAACGCGGGCAGATCACCAACCAGACCTACCTGACGCCGGAGCGTGTGGAATTGAATTTCGACATGCCGTTGGCGGAGATCGTATTCGATTTCTATGACCGGCTGAAGACCGTTTCGAAAGGTTACGCGTCGTTTGACTACCATCCGATCGGGCTGCGGACGTCGAACCTGGTGAAGGTAGACGTGTTGTTGAACGGCAATGGTGTGGATGCGTTGTCGGCGTTGATCCATGCGGACAATGCGTATACGATTGGTAAGAAAATGACCGAGAAGCTGAAGGAGCTCATCCCGAGGCAACAATTCGATATTCCGATACAGGCGGCCATCGGGGCGAAGATCATCGCCCGTGAAACGGTGAAGGCCTTACGGAAAGACGTGACGGCGAAGTGTTACGGTGGTGACATCTCGCGGAAGCGCAAACTCCTTGAAAAACAGAAGAAAGGTAAGAAACGCATGCGCCAGGTGGGTAATGTGGAGATTCCGCAGGAAGCGTTTATGGCGGTGTTGAAGTTGAATGATTAG
- a CDS encoding T9SS type A sorting domain-containing protein, whose translation MKKLLLLLLSVSFMASAQQFQWLQATPIDLEMNPDYVGYTVASDPNGNVFLAGFDNTPVAYGADIMGNLAVKKYSADGQLLMSRSLTGNVAVYQIETDSAGNLYLALGWMGGLLLDNVALLSAADGIQPLLVKLDPNGAVLWYHTPLIEDSIVQQCRALAVDAADNVYLGYGDYMNSYIDTFSPSGASLSHIEQMGVRSVSSLAIDTAGNLYTAGSCADMNSSFGGVSATTPLAYNVYIAKYNAAGTFQWARFTEDITCSNPHVKARQPDEVYFCGDLNGSFTFGGIEVGGPAFGADFFIARLNANGDFMWVREVPGNGDMPAAGEAIAGNRNPLALDPEGNVFFAGRTRYDIQWNPTTASNAGQDYQVLVLKLDADGHVLFAKTAGGEWADRADGIAIAPDGSAYVSGMANGSAVFDTLSLTFDAFPMYPFLAKLSTTLGVPSPLSTTPRWYPNPATTAIQLDVPRSLHGRIYNTLGQPVQEFTVAGGQPLSLDGLASGLYFVAADGLPTQKIVKN comes from the coding sequence ATGAAAAAATTACTACTTCTTCTGCTTAGTGTTTCGTTTATGGCTTCGGCCCAGCAATTCCAGTGGTTGCAGGCGACGCCGATCGATTTGGAAATGAACCCGGATTATGTGGGCTATACGGTGGCGTCTGACCCAAACGGGAATGTCTTCCTGGCGGGTTTCGACAACACGCCGGTGGCCTACGGGGCCGATATCATGGGCAACCTGGCTGTGAAGAAGTACAGCGCCGACGGGCAGTTATTGATGTCGCGCAGCCTCACGGGCAACGTGGCGGTCTACCAGATCGAAACGGATTCGGCGGGCAATCTCTATCTGGCGTTGGGCTGGATGGGCGGCCTTTTACTTGACAATGTAGCCCTGCTCTCGGCAGCCGACGGGATACAGCCACTGTTGGTGAAACTCGACCCGAATGGGGCCGTACTATGGTACCACACCCCTCTTATTGAAGACAGCATCGTGCAACAGTGCCGCGCGCTGGCCGTTGACGCGGCTGACAATGTGTATTTGGGTTACGGTGACTACATGAACAGCTATATCGACACGTTCTCTCCCAGCGGTGCTTCGCTTTCGCACATTGAACAAATGGGCGTTCGGTCGGTTTCTTCGCTGGCGATCGATACGGCGGGGAACCTGTATACGGCCGGTTCGTGTGCTGATATGAACAGTTCGTTCGGAGGTGTATCGGCTACCACGCCTCTGGCCTACAATGTATATATAGCGAAATACAACGCGGCCGGTACCTTTCAGTGGGCGCGTTTTACAGAAGACATCACTTGTTCGAACCCGCATGTGAAGGCCCGGCAACCCGATGAAGTCTACTTTTGCGGTGACCTGAACGGCAGTTTTACCTTTGGCGGTATTGAAGTGGGCGGCCCGGCCTTCGGGGCCGATTTCTTTATCGCGCGACTCAACGCAAACGGCGATTTTATGTGGGTGCGGGAAGTGCCGGGTAACGGCGATATGCCTGCCGCGGGGGAAGCGATAGCGGGCAACCGGAATCCGTTGGCACTTGACCCCGAGGGTAACGTTTTCTTCGCGGGACGCACACGCTACGACATCCAATGGAACCCGACCACTGCCTCCAACGCGGGCCAGGACTACCAGGTATTGGTATTAAAACTGGATGCGGACGGACATGTGCTGTTTGCGAAAACGGCCGGAGGCGAATGGGCGGACCGTGCGGACGGTATTGCGATTGCGCCAGACGGAAGCGCGTATGTGTCGGGCATGGCCAACGGAAGCGCCGTATTTGACACTCTTTCACTCACTTTTGACGCTTTTCCGATGTATCCGTTTTTGGCGAAACTCAGCACCACGCTGGGCGTGCCTTCTCCCCTTTCTACTACTCCCCGTTGGTATCCGAACCCGGCGACCACCGCGATCCAGTTGGATGTGCCGAGGTCGTTGCACGGCCGTATTTACAATACGCTCGGGCAGCCGGTACAGGAGTTTACGGTGGCAGGCGGACAGCCGTTGTCACTGGACGGACTCGCGAGCGGTCTTTACTTCGTTGCGGCAGATGGATTGCCGACGCAGAAAATCGTCAAGAACTGA
- a CDS encoding YihY/virulence factor BrkB family protein, with translation MQKKRSFLSAAWWLLRTSAIRFSNDRALKLSAALSYYTVFSMAPLLLLLISLTSLFFGRDAIEGHVFAEINGLIGPEAAAQVQEIIQNMELSGTTYTALAIGSVTVFIGATSVFGEIQDSINWIWKVKAKPKRGWLKLLTDRLLSSSLIIGLGFLLIVTLIVNGVLAAISDYLMRYFPDTTVTLLHLANLVLSFGVITLLFAVIFKVLPDAKIAWKHVRIGAFFTACLFLLGRFLIGLYLEKTGAASPYGAAGSLILILLWVYYSAIILYFGAEFTKTYAEYVGARIEPADYAVYVEEIEKERDVVVLPFTKVDKLKEPSLKKR, from the coding sequence ATGCAAAAAAAAAGAAGTTTCTTGTCGGCGGCCTGGTGGCTCTTGCGGACGAGTGCCATCCGATTTTCAAACGACCGGGCGCTGAAGTTGAGTGCCGCGTTGTCGTATTACACGGTGTTCTCCATGGCGCCGTTGCTGTTGTTGCTAATCTCGTTGACCAGCCTGTTTTTTGGACGGGATGCGATTGAAGGGCATGTGTTTGCGGAAATCAATGGCTTGATCGGTCCGGAAGCGGCGGCGCAGGTGCAGGAAATCATCCAGAATATGGAGTTGTCGGGTACGACGTATACGGCGTTGGCGATTGGCTCGGTTACGGTATTTATAGGCGCTACGTCGGTGTTCGGTGAGATACAGGATTCAATCAACTGGATCTGGAAAGTGAAGGCGAAGCCGAAACGCGGTTGGCTGAAATTGCTGACAGATCGGTTGTTGTCGTCGTCGTTGATCATTGGGTTGGGCTTTCTGCTGATTGTGACGCTGATCGTCAATGGTGTGTTGGCGGCGATCAGTGATTATCTGATGCGCTATTTTCCAGACACAACGGTAACCCTGTTGCACCTGGCGAACCTCGTGTTAAGTTTTGGGGTGATTACACTGCTTTTTGCGGTGATTTTTAAGGTACTGCCGGATGCGAAAATTGCGTGGAAGCATGTTCGGATCGGGGCGTTTTTCACGGCGTGTCTTTTCTTGTTGGGGCGTTTTTTGATTGGGTTGTATTTGGAGAAAACAGGCGCGGCGAGTCCGTATGGCGCCGCCGGGTCGTTGATCCTGATTTTATTATGGGTGTACTATAGTGCCATTATTTTATATTTCGGCGCGGAGTTCACCAAAACGTATGCGGAATATGTGGGGGCGCGGATTGAGCCGGCCGATTATGCCGTGTATGTAGAGGAAATTGAGAAGGAGCGCGACGTGGTTGTGTTGCCTTTTACGAAAGTAGACAAGTTGAAAGAACCTAGTTTAAAGAAACGATGA
- a CDS encoding SRPBCC family protein has product MKTMTSDNGTKRPFSKIDASGTDPNRYASVSNAHEAEPFTRERNQNPSVIPGLKANVSLVERIVTAAAGTYLLYSGLSGKPKSTLKTTAGGVLLARAITGYCPAYALAKKNGKGGQNVNIRMTVAIDRRAQEVYDFWRKLENLPRFMSHLDSVREIDTLTSEWTAKGPVGIGHVSWKAQILMDEPGKLLSWHSLPESTVENAGKVYFRDNDHGGTELDVTLSYHAPLGMAGEAAARLLNPLFEKMVRSDIEGLKNYLENERT; this is encoded by the coding sequence ATGAAAACGATGACCTCAGATAACGGCACCAAACGCCCTTTCTCCAAAATTGACGCATCGGGCACTGACCCCAATCGCTATGCGAGTGTCAGCAATGCCCACGAAGCGGAACCTTTTACACGGGAGCGCAACCAAAACCCGAGTGTAATACCCGGACTCAAAGCCAATGTGAGCCTTGTGGAACGCATCGTCACGGCGGCAGCCGGTACGTACCTGCTGTATAGCGGCCTGTCGGGCAAACCGAAAAGTACCCTGAAAACAACAGCCGGCGGCGTTTTGTTGGCGCGGGCCATTACGGGTTATTGTCCGGCCTATGCCCTTGCAAAGAAAAACGGTAAAGGCGGACAGAACGTCAACATCCGGATGACCGTAGCGATTGACCGCCGGGCGCAGGAGGTGTATGACTTTTGGCGCAAACTCGAAAACCTGCCGCGTTTCATGAGCCATCTTGACTCGGTACGCGAAATTGACACGCTCACGTCTGAATGGACGGCGAAAGGACCGGTCGGTATCGGGCATGTGAGCTGGAAAGCCCAGATTTTGATGGATGAGCCCGGAAAGTTGCTCAGCTGGCATTCGCTTCCGGAGTCGACCGTTGAAAATGCCGGGAAGGTCTATTTCCGGGATAACGACCACGGCGGCACCGAACTGGATGTGACGCTTTCGTATCACGCACCCCTGGGGATGGCGGGCGAAGCGGCTGCGCGTTTGCTGAACCCCCTCTTTGAAAAGATGGTGCGCAGCGATATTGAAGGACTCAAAAATTACCTGGAAAACGAACGTACCTAA
- a CDS encoding DUF6770 family protein: MRKIVTLFLLVPFVLSAQVKTLANLSRGQLYSYEEIYDFDNNIRGYILLFQTDKIAKATYELEYVVLDENLNKVTNGFLQETKAESWPLKAESINVEAQLYGTKLLLEFSDTRAGRLHFFYRYRILDLKTNTISDPFIFNKQEIKHNPDMSRKTQETENTMSEPIMILEGIGMVAKASWVNKKEGRTKQYFARFDDNFKEMWRWVYDDEAVKTKHHNNPYPICSDKDVVVFFNQFGVSEYYRQENDYSLFFISANTGELLNEYHLPDVDKFAYREVDTKIIADKIVVMGNFSRKTKGGLIDDTHNIGLFQFEFDKKTGQLLNSQRMPWTSLADRIPIDEWGRVDKEGYMYIHKMLRLSNGNTIAVAETFRDKPVATNNMYFLLLDDKLQAKEVFEVSKFRNKFPTVNLNSSQIKEYGLFDFMTYQTMGDEEYLFYFSDNEKKSVNRRKNTLFGIVSYADGKFARQTLDLKTETSTIHAMNAKKGYLLLMEDFDEEGEKPELRLEKINY; this comes from the coding sequence ATGAGAAAAATCGTTACCCTCTTTCTGTTAGTACCTTTCGTTCTGTCAGCCCAGGTCAAAACACTGGCGAACCTGTCGCGCGGGCAATTATATTCTTACGAAGAGATATATGATTTCGATAACAATATAAGGGGCTATATACTCTTGTTCCAAACCGACAAAATAGCGAAGGCTACGTATGAATTGGAATATGTTGTACTCGACGAAAACCTTAATAAAGTAACCAACGGATTCCTTCAGGAAACAAAGGCTGAATCGTGGCCGTTGAAAGCGGAATCCATCAACGTGGAGGCCCAACTCTACGGCACAAAGTTGCTGCTGGAATTTAGTGATACGAGGGCCGGCCGCCTGCACTTTTTCTATCGATATCGGATTCTCGATCTCAAGACCAATACAATAAGCGATCCTTTCATCTTCAATAAACAGGAGATAAAACACAATCCTGATATGAGTCGGAAAACACAAGAGACAGAAAACACCATGTCAGAGCCTATTATGATATTAGAGGGTATCGGAATGGTGGCCAAGGCGTCTTGGGTCAATAAAAAAGAAGGGCGCACTAAGCAATATTTCGCCAGGTTTGACGATAATTTCAAGGAAATGTGGCGTTGGGTGTACGACGATGAAGCCGTGAAAACGAAGCACCACAACAATCCCTATCCGATCTGCTCAGACAAAGATGTGGTCGTCTTCTTTAATCAATTCGGGGTGTCGGAATACTACAGGCAAGAGAACGACTATTCGTTGTTTTTCATTTCGGCAAATACCGGAGAGCTACTCAATGAATACCACCTTCCCGATGTTGACAAATTCGCCTATCGGGAAGTAGACACGAAGATCATTGCCGACAAAATTGTGGTCATGGGCAATTTCTCCAGGAAAACGAAAGGAGGATTGATCGACGATACGCACAACATCGGACTTTTTCAGTTCGAGTTCGATAAGAAGACCGGGCAGCTCCTTAATAGCCAACGTATGCCATGGACGTCACTTGCAGACAGGATTCCTATCGACGAATGGGGCCGCGTCGATAAGGAAGGCTATATGTACATACATAAGATGCTGCGACTTTCAAACGGCAACACCATCGCGGTAGCCGAAACCTTTAGAGATAAACCGGTAGCCACCAACAATATGTATTTCCTCTTACTCGACGACAAGCTACAGGCGAAAGAGGTGTTTGAAGTGTCGAAATTCCGAAATAAATTTCCGACGGTGAACTTGAACAGCAGTCAAATTAAGGAATACGGGCTATTCGACTTCATGACGTACCAGACAATGGGCGATGAAGAATACCTCTTCTATTTCAGTGATAACGAGAAAAAGTCCGTGAACCGCAGGAAGAACACCCTTTTCGGTATCGTCTCCTACGCCGACGGAAAATTCGCCCGCCAAACGCTCGACCTGAAAACCGAAACCAGCACGATCCACGCCATGAATGCCAAGAAAGGATACCTCTTGCTGATGGAAGATTTTGATGAAGAAGGGGAAAAACCCGAACTCCGCCTCGAGAAAATCAACTACTAA